The proteins below are encoded in one region of Polynucleobacter sp. AP-Nino-20-G2:
- a CDS encoding VOC family protein has product MTKLFRILGIQQVAIGGENKDRLRKLWVDLLGFEYKSTFVSERENVDEDICAIGKGAHEIEVDLMQPFDIEKKPAVHQTPLNHIGLWVDDLPKAVEWLSAQGLRFAPGGIRKGAAGYDITFVHPKGNEEFPLCGEGVLIELVQAPPDIIQGLSS; this is encoded by the coding sequence ATGACTAAGCTATTTAGGATTTTAGGAATTCAACAAGTCGCGATCGGTGGCGAAAATAAGGATCGCCTTCGTAAGCTATGGGTTGATTTACTTGGATTTGAATACAAAAGCACATTTGTCTCCGAGCGTGAAAATGTTGATGAAGATATTTGTGCGATTGGTAAAGGTGCTCATGAAATTGAAGTGGATCTAATGCAGCCATTTGATATTGAGAAGAAGCCTGCTGTTCATCAAACTCCTTTAAATCATATCGGCCTATGGGTTGATGATCTGCCTAAAGCGGTTGAGTGGTTGTCGGCTCAGGGCTTGCGATTTGCTCCAGGCGGCATTCGTAAGGGTGCGGCTGGTTATGACATCACGTTTGTTCATCCAAAAGGGAATGAAGAATTTCCATTGTGTGGCGAAGGTGTCTTAATTGAGTTGGTCCAAGCTCCACCGGATATCATTCAGGGTCTAAGTTCATAA